One genomic window of Hymenobacter sp. J193 includes the following:
- a CDS encoding PAS domain-containing sensor histidine kinase gives MISPEEYDSLQQELRSAQAELECMRSERIDKAEHQVLVDRYSESQARFRTVFENSPFGQKIITSDLIIRQANQAVIDMLGCTSEEDVVGHQIQEFAHPDHQADWHYLQERLWNHKLPHFSLETCLMRCDGSSFWCQVTSMRFPGNGEELGFTQLEDISDRRALELSLKRLYDAQETIVHLVSHDVKTPIAHIQLLTDLLKRQQDAQASATDDMVDTNYYLALIRQACTDVNKLLRDVLLLGSLDARDVKKQFTDLSTLLVEWLATHQLVAQAKGLTLSLDVPPQALYANLNADSFKRAVDNLVSNALKFTPTGGQVTVRLREHENRVLLSVRDTGIGIPETLQPSLFEKFSAAAREGVDGEASTGLGLFITKQIVQQHRGKIWVESQEGAGACFFVELH, from the coding sequence ATGATATCCCCAGAAGAGTACGATTCCCTGCAGCAGGAGCTGCGTTCGGCACAAGCAGAGCTTGAGTGTATGCGGTCTGAGCGCATCGATAAGGCAGAGCATCAAGTGCTGGTTGACCGCTACTCAGAAAGCCAAGCACGGTTTCGGACGGTTTTTGAAAACTCCCCGTTCGGGCAGAAAATCATCACCTCAGACCTAATCATCCGACAGGCCAACCAAGCCGTCATAGACATGCTGGGCTGTACCAGCGAGGAAGACGTTGTGGGCCACCAAATCCAGGAGTTTGCCCACCCCGATCATCAAGCCGACTGGCATTATTTACAGGAGCGGCTGTGGAACCACAAGCTACCCCATTTCTCCCTGGAAACTTGTCTAATGCGCTGCGACGGTTCCTCTTTCTGGTGCCAGGTCACCTCAATGCGCTTTCCCGGCAACGGCGAAGAGTTGGGCTTCACGCAATTGGAAGATATCAGTGACCGCAGAGCACTGGAATTGTCGTTAAAACGGCTCTATGATGCGCAGGAAACTATCGTGCACCTTGTTAGCCACGATGTTAAGACGCCCATTGCCCACATTCAATTGCTCACCGACTTGTTGAAGCGCCAACAGGACGCGCAGGCGTCGGCCACGGATGACATGGTGGATACGAACTATTATCTAGCCCTTATCCGCCAAGCTTGCACGGACGTCAACAAGCTGCTTCGGGACGTACTGCTGCTGGGGTCGCTCGATGCCCGCGACGTGAAAAAACAGTTTACCGACCTGAGTACCTTGCTGGTGGAGTGGCTAGCGACTCACCAATTAGTCGCGCAGGCAAAAGGCCTTACCCTGTCGCTGGACGTACCGCCGCAAGCCCTATACGCGAACCTGAACGCCGACAGCTTTAAGCGAGCGGTGGACAACCTGGTCAGCAACGCACTCAAGTTTACCCCAACCGGGGGCCAGGTGACGGTGAGGCTGCGGGAACATGAAAATCGCGTATTGCTGTCGGTGCGCGACACGGGCATTGGCATCCCGGAGACGCTGCAGCCCAGCTTATTCGAGAAGTTCAGCGCAGCGGCCCGAGAGGGGGTGGACGGTGAGGCGAGCACAGGCCTGGGCTTGTTCATTACCAAGCAGATTGTGCAGCAGCACCGCGGTAAAATCTGGGTAGAAAGCCAGGAGGGCGCTGGAGCCTGTTTTTTCGTGGAGCTGCACTAA
- a CDS encoding acetyl-CoA carboxylase carboxyltransferase subunit alpha, which translates to MLLDFEQPIAALEGKLREMQQLALDSQVDVSEAVAALEAKIKALKKETYQNLTRWQRVQLSRHPERPYTLDYIEGMTDKFIELHGDRTVADDQAMVGGFAEMGGRSVMIIGQQKGRNTKQRQLRRFGMPNPEGYRKALRLMKLAEKFGKPIITLIDTPGAFPGLEAEERGQGEAIARNLKEMFLLKVPVICIIIGEGASGGALGIGIGDRVLMLENTWYSVISPENCSTILWRSWDYKEQAAEAMKPTANDMLKAGLVDGIVKEPLGGAHTDAATMIKTLKKTILKTLDELEVLPAEERISQRIDKFSAMGVVVG; encoded by the coding sequence ATGCTCCTCGATTTTGAACAACCAATTGCCGCTCTCGAAGGCAAGCTCCGTGAAATGCAACAACTGGCCCTCGACAGCCAGGTGGACGTCTCGGAAGCCGTAGCGGCCCTCGAAGCCAAGATCAAAGCCCTCAAAAAGGAAACCTACCAGAACCTTACCCGCTGGCAGCGCGTGCAACTCTCGCGCCACCCCGAGCGGCCCTACACCCTCGACTACATTGAGGGCATGACCGATAAGTTCATTGAGCTGCACGGCGACCGAACCGTGGCCGATGATCAGGCCATGGTAGGCGGCTTTGCCGAAATGGGGGGGCGCTCCGTCATGATTATCGGGCAGCAGAAGGGCCGTAATACCAAGCAGCGCCAGCTGCGCCGCTTTGGTATGCCCAACCCCGAGGGCTACCGCAAAGCGCTGCGCCTGATGAAGCTGGCCGAGAAGTTTGGCAAGCCCATCATCACGCTCATTGATACGCCCGGCGCCTTTCCGGGCCTGGAGGCCGAGGAGCGGGGGCAGGGCGAAGCCATTGCCCGCAACCTCAAGGAAATGTTCCTGCTCAAGGTGCCCGTTATATGCATCATCATTGGCGAAGGTGCCTCGGGCGGGGCCTTAGGCATTGGTATCGGCGACCGGGTGCTGATGCTGGAAAACACCTGGTACTCCGTTATTTCTCCGGAAAACTGCTCCACTATTCTGTGGCGTTCCTGGGATTACAAAGAGCAGGCGGCGGAAGCCATGAAGCCCACCGCCAATGATATGCTCAAGGCCGGCCTCGTAGATGGCATCGTGAAGGAACCCCTTGGCGGCGCCCACACCGACGCGGCCACCATGATCAAGACGCTAAAGAAAACCATCCTCAAAACCCTCGACGAGCTGGAGGTCTTACCCGCCGAGGAGCGCATCAGCCAGCGCATCGACAAGTTCTCGGCCATGGGCGTGGTGGTAGGATAA
- a CDS encoding MBL fold metallo-hydrolase has protein sequence MHVHTLDTGLFKLDGGAMFGVVPKSMWQKLNPADSNNMCTWAMRCLLIEDAGRLVLVDNGIGDKQDQKFRGHFYLHGDDTLEKSLRKLGFTSSDITDVFLTHLHFDHCGGSVVRQPNGKLDLAFPNATYWSNQAHWDWAVTPNPREKASFLRENILPIQESGHLRFVDAAAGVPAELPMLREIIFADGHTEKMMVPVLDYKGRTLAFMADLLPSTGHIPLPYVMSYDMRPLQTLAEKEQVLRRAADENWVLLLEHDPTAACCTVQHTEKGVRLAETFTLAEL, from the coding sequence ATGCACGTTCATACCCTCGATACCGGGCTGTTTAAGCTGGATGGCGGCGCCATGTTTGGCGTGGTGCCCAAAAGCATGTGGCAGAAGCTCAACCCTGCCGACTCGAACAATATGTGTACCTGGGCCATGCGCTGCCTGCTGATTGAAGACGCGGGCCGGCTGGTGCTGGTCGATAATGGCATCGGCGACAAGCAGGACCAGAAGTTCCGGGGCCACTTCTACCTCCACGGCGACGACACGCTGGAAAAGTCCCTGCGCAAGCTCGGCTTCACGTCCTCCGATATCACCGACGTATTCCTGACCCACCTGCACTTCGACCACTGCGGCGGCTCGGTAGTGCGCCAGCCCAATGGCAAGCTGGACCTGGCCTTCCCCAACGCTACGTACTGGAGCAACCAGGCGCACTGGGACTGGGCCGTGACGCCTAACCCGCGCGAAAAAGCCAGCTTTCTGCGCGAAAACATCCTGCCCATTCAGGAAAGCGGCCACCTGCGCTTTGTCGACGCTGCTGCCGGGGTACCGGCGGAACTGCCGATGCTCCGGGAAATCATCTTTGCCGATGGCCACACCGAGAAGATGATGGTGCCGGTGCTGGACTACAAAGGCCGCACACTGGCGTTCATGGCCGATCTGCTGCCCAGCACGGGGCACATTCCGCTTCCCTACGTGATGAGCTACGACATGCGCCCTCTGCAAACCCTGGCCGAAAAGGAGCAGGTGCTGCGCCGCGCCGCCGACGAAAACTGGGTGCTGCTGCTGGAACACGACCCCACCGCCGCCTGCTGCACCGTGCAGCACACCGAAAAAGGCGTGCGCCTCGCTGAAACGTTCACCCTAGCGGAGTTGTAG
- a CDS encoding patatin-like phospholipase family protein, whose translation MLGLALSGGGARGIAHLGVLAALDELQVPIGALAGVSSGGIAAVFYAAGFPPGTFCGCCRTSTSPASRVLP comes from the coding sequence ATGCTAGGACTGGCACTTTCCGGCGGGGGCGCCCGGGGCATTGCGCACTTGGGCGTGCTGGCCGCGCTGGATGAGCTGCAAGTGCCCATTGGGGCGCTGGCAGGCGTGTCGTCGGGCGGCATTGCGGCGGTGTTTTACGCGGCGGGCTTTCCCCCCGGGACATTCTGCGGCTGCTGCAGGACGTCAACCTCACCCGCCTCACGCGTATTGCCCTGA
- a CDS encoding patatin-like phospholipase family protein has translation MAAIGTLFEQHLGANATFEQLRLPVTLLATDLVEGTSVWFATGPLVPPLMASSAVPILYRPVEYQGRQLVDGGLLNNLPVEPLLTRPGLRVVGVHCNPPNRAAQVTSLQSLIERTLNLAIGGNTVLSKQQCHLLLEPPELAQFRALSYRRAPELFDIGYHYTLSRARDLEQQLS, from the coding sequence ATGGCGGCCATAGGTACGCTGTTTGAGCAGCACCTGGGCGCCAATGCTACGTTCGAGCAGCTGCGCCTGCCCGTTACGCTGCTGGCTACCGACCTGGTAGAGGGCACGTCGGTGTGGTTTGCCACTGGACCGCTGGTGCCGCCGCTCATGGCTTCCTCCGCGGTGCCCATTCTGTACCGTCCGGTAGAGTACCAGGGCCGGCAATTGGTGGATGGCGGCCTGCTCAACAACCTGCCCGTGGAGCCGCTGCTAACCCGGCCCGGGCTGCGCGTGGTGGGCGTGCACTGCAACCCGCCCAACCGTGCGGCTCAGGTTACGTCCCTGCAAAGCCTGATTGAGCGCACCCTGAACCTGGCCATTGGCGGCAATACCGTGCTTAGTAAGCAGCAGTGCCATCTCCTGCTAGAGCCGCCGGAGCTGGCGCAGTTTCGGGCCCTGAGCTACCGGCGCGCCCCCGAGCTGTTCGACATTGGGTACCACTACACGCTCAGCCGGGCCCGCGACCTGGAGCAGCAGCTGAGCTGA
- a CDS encoding 1-acyl-sn-glycerol-3-phosphate acyltransferase has translation MARKTSTFWYLFSKFWFWITGWHLGPQVPPGIKKSMMIAAPHTSNWDFMFSRAAFFLMDVDVKLTIKKEWTTIPVLGALVRSLGGLAVDRSRNNSLVDGMIQLFQERDELVILITPEGTRKYQPKWRKGFYHAAMGAGVPILLGYLDYSKKEAGVGPAFWPTGDYEKDLEEIKAFYRTKQGRFPEQGVR, from the coding sequence ATGGCGCGCAAGACTTCCACTTTCTGGTATCTGTTTTCGAAGTTCTGGTTCTGGATAACCGGCTGGCACCTGGGGCCGCAGGTACCGCCCGGTATCAAGAAAAGCATGATGATTGCCGCGCCGCACACCAGCAACTGGGACTTTATGTTTTCCCGCGCAGCTTTTTTCCTGATGGACGTGGACGTGAAGCTCACCATCAAAAAGGAGTGGACTACCATCCCGGTGCTGGGCGCATTGGTGCGCAGCCTGGGCGGATTGGCGGTGGACCGCAGCCGCAACAACAGCCTCGTGGATGGCATGATCCAGCTGTTCCAGGAGCGCGACGAGCTAGTGATTCTTATTACCCCCGAAGGCACCCGCAAGTACCAGCCTAAGTGGCGCAAGGGCTTTTACCACGCGGCCATGGGAGCTGGAGTACCCATCCTGCTAGGCTACCTCGACTACAGCAAGAAGGAAGCCGGCGTAGGCCCCGCATTCTGGCCTACCGGCGACTACGAAAAGGACCTGGAGGAAATCAAAGCCTTCTACCGCACCAAGCAAGGCCGCTTCCCGGAGCAGGGCGTTCGGTAA
- a CDS encoding methylated-DNA--[protein]-cysteine S-methyltransferase — MSASASISDYQRIARAIQFLEENFRRQPSLDEVAEAVHLSPFHFQRLFSEWAGISPKRFVQYLTADFLKTRLAQATPLPEATEQAGLSAPSRLHDLFVTLEAVTPQEFRTGGAGLRIGYGLHATPFGPALLAATSRGICGLHLLDVEAAAAENALQELRKNWPQARFEPDAELTAPLVARAFATQAGQPLHLLVRGTNFQVKVWEALLRVPGGQVVSYQHVAQAVGQPKALQAVGSAVGANPVAVLIPCHRVIRKEGVLGQYRWGSVTKKALIGWEMAQAEKQTAQVS, encoded by the coding sequence ATGTCTGCTTCTGCTTCCATCTCCGATTATCAGCGCATTGCTCGGGCCATTCAATTCCTGGAAGAAAACTTCCGGCGCCAGCCCAGCCTCGATGAGGTAGCCGAGGCCGTGCACCTGAGTCCGTTCCACTTTCAGCGGCTGTTCAGCGAGTGGGCCGGCATCAGCCCCAAGCGCTTTGTGCAGTACCTCACCGCCGACTTTCTGAAAACCCGCCTGGCTCAGGCCACCCCGCTGCCCGAAGCCACTGAGCAAGCCGGCCTTTCGGCCCCGTCCCGCCTCCACGATTTATTCGTGACCCTGGAAGCCGTAACGCCCCAGGAGTTTCGCACGGGCGGCGCGGGCCTGCGCATCGGCTATGGGTTGCACGCTACGCCCTTTGGGCCAGCCTTGCTGGCGGCTACAAGCCGGGGCATCTGCGGCCTGCATTTGCTTGACGTTGAAGCAGCTGCCGCCGAAAACGCCTTGCAGGAATTGCGGAAAAACTGGCCCCAGGCCCGCTTCGAGCCCGATGCGGAGCTGACGGCGCCATTGGTGGCGCGGGCGTTTGCGACGCAGGCAGGGCAGCCGCTGCATCTGCTCGTGCGCGGCACCAACTTCCAGGTGAAGGTGTGGGAAGCACTATTGCGAGTGCCCGGTGGGCAGGTTGTTAGCTACCAGCACGTGGCCCAGGCCGTAGGCCAGCCTAAAGCACTGCAGGCCGTGGGCTCAGCCGTGGGTGCCAACCCCGTCGCCGTGCTTATTCCCTGTCACCGCGTGATTCGGAAAGAAGGTGTGCTGGGCCAGTACCGCTGGGGCAGCGTCACCAAAAAAGCCCTGATTGGCTGGGAAATGGCGCAGGCTGAAAAACAAACGGCCCAAGTTTCGTAG
- a CDS encoding DUF4159 domain-containing protein has translation MRKITFFSVLLLFLLTAAAPVAPSFRIAKLHYGGGGDWYANKTSLPNLIRFCNQTLKTNIAPDEATVELDSPELLTYPFVHMTGHGNVAFTDVEARNLRRYLIGGGFLHIDDNYGLDKFIRPEMKKVFPELEFVELPFSHPIYHQKYQFPRGLPKVHEHDGKRPQGFGLLYKGRLVCFYSYECDLGNGWEDLGTYPEDTPATHEAALKMGANLVTYALTQE, from the coding sequence ATGCGCAAGATTACGTTCTTCTCTGTTCTATTGCTTTTCCTGCTCACGGCGGCCGCGCCTGTAGCGCCCAGCTTCCGCATTGCCAAGCTGCACTACGGCGGCGGGGGCGACTGGTACGCCAACAAAACCAGCCTGCCCAACCTCATCCGATTCTGCAATCAGACGCTGAAAACCAACATTGCCCCCGACGAGGCCACCGTGGAACTTGACTCGCCGGAGCTGCTTACCTACCCTTTTGTGCACATGACCGGGCACGGCAACGTCGCCTTCACCGATGTGGAGGCCCGTAACCTGCGCCGCTACCTTATCGGCGGCGGCTTCCTGCACATCGACGACAACTACGGGCTCGACAAGTTTATCCGGCCCGAAATGAAAAAAGTGTTTCCCGAGCTGGAATTCGTGGAGCTACCTTTCTCCCACCCCATCTACCACCAGAAATACCAGTTTCCGCGCGGCCTGCCTAAAGTGCACGAGCACGACGGCAAGCGGCCCCAGGGCTTTGGGCTGCTCTACAAAGGTCGGCTGGTGTGCTTCTACTCCTATGAGTGCGACCTGGGCAACGGCTGGGAAGACTTGGGCACTTATCCCGAAGATACGCCTGCCACGCACGAAGCCGCACTTAAAATGGGCGCCAACCTCGTCACCTACGCCCTGACGCAGGAATAA
- a CDS encoding RtcB family protein has protein sequence MVTGKDLLNLGLPAGKWFKEALEHINTHALAGDDLLAYLDTVKPAPIIPLLAAPVPFHENIRADTAVEQANIDFVKQSMQLLMRTPTVVAGAIMPDACPAGPLGTIPVGGIVVTRNAIHPGMHSADICCSVLLTNLGRVDPKSVLDTAQQLTHFGPGGRPAERQFALPAEIEAEFQDNPFLNSTRSLKFAREHLGTQGDGNHFLYVGISRNTGDTVMVTHHGSRGPGAALYTQGMKVAERYRQAISPETAPANAWIPSESEEGRHYWAALQTIRKWTKQNHLCLHDAVVAQLGAAVQQRYWNEHNFVFRDGDLFYHAKGATPLDSKFLPDITGPRIIPLNMAQPILIVEGSTTDNNLGFAPHGAGRNLSRTRHKYSKLGQTKEELFAEETQGIDARFFFNRIDISELPSAYKDAEEVKRQITSFRLATIIDEILPYGCIMAGDWEQDAPWRKKKLAKEAARLAAQDSQADCSALPEA, from the coding sequence ATGGTAACTGGGAAAGACTTATTGAACCTGGGGCTGCCCGCAGGCAAATGGTTTAAGGAAGCCCTTGAGCATATCAATACCCACGCGCTGGCCGGCGACGACTTGCTGGCTTACCTCGATACGGTGAAGCCGGCCCCAATTATTCCGCTACTGGCTGCCCCGGTGCCGTTTCACGAAAACATCAGGGCCGACACGGCCGTGGAGCAGGCTAATATTGACTTCGTAAAGCAGTCGATGCAACTGCTCATGCGCACGCCCACGGTAGTAGCCGGCGCTATCATGCCCGATGCCTGCCCGGCGGGGCCGCTGGGCACCATTCCGGTGGGCGGCATTGTAGTTACCCGCAACGCCATTCACCCGGGGATGCACAGCGCGGATATCTGCTGCTCGGTGCTGCTCACCAACCTGGGCCGCGTAGACCCGAAAAGCGTGCTGGATACGGCGCAGCAGCTTACGCACTTCGGGCCGGGCGGGCGACCCGCCGAGCGGCAATTTGCGTTACCGGCAGAAATAGAAGCTGAGTTTCAGGATAACCCTTTCCTCAACTCCACGCGCAGTCTGAAATTTGCCCGGGAACACCTGGGCACGCAGGGCGACGGTAACCACTTCCTGTACGTGGGCATTTCCCGCAATACCGGCGACACGGTGATGGTAACGCACCATGGCTCGCGGGGACCGGGCGCGGCCCTCTACACTCAGGGCATGAAAGTAGCCGAACGGTACCGCCAGGCCATTTCTCCGGAAACCGCTCCGGCCAATGCCTGGATTCCCAGTGAGTCGGAGGAGGGGCGGCACTACTGGGCGGCGCTGCAAACCATCCGAAAGTGGACCAAGCAAAACCACTTGTGCCTGCACGATGCCGTGGTGGCCCAGCTCGGGGCCGCCGTGCAGCAGCGCTACTGGAACGAGCATAACTTCGTGTTCCGTGACGGCGACCTGTTTTACCACGCCAAGGGAGCCACTCCGCTGGATTCGAAGTTTCTGCCAGACATCACCGGTCCCCGCATCATTCCGCTGAATATGGCCCAGCCCATTCTGATTGTGGAAGGCAGTACTACCGACAATAACCTGGGCTTCGCCCCCCACGGTGCCGGCCGTAACCTGAGTCGTACCCGGCACAAATACAGCAAACTTGGCCAGACGAAAGAGGAGCTGTTTGCCGAAGAAACCCAGGGAATTGACGCCCGGTTCTTCTTCAACCGGATTGATATTTCGGAGCTGCCCAGCGCCTACAAGGATGCCGAAGAAGTAAAGCGGCAGATTACTTCTTTCAGGCTGGCTACCATTATTGATGAGATACTGCCCTACGGCTGCATCATGGCCGGCGACTGGGAGCAGGACGCCCCCTGGCGCAAAAAGAAGCTGGCCAAAGAGGCTGCTAGGCTCGCCGCGCAGGATTCCCAGGCGGACTGCTCGGCGCTGCCGGAAGCGTAG
- a CDS encoding 16S rRNA (uracil(1498)-N(3))-methyltransferase, which yields MPHTFFAPDLSLPTYTLPEDESKHAVRVLRLATGDAVVLVNGRGGVFQAEVDVADPKRCRLRITREEQMPRRPYQVHVAVAPTKNLDRMEWLVEKATEIGVDTLTFLRCARSERRELKLDRLEKIAVSALKQSGQAWLPQFTELTDFGRFLPTVEPATTFIAHLDEGERTPLARVAAEGTGCCILIGPEGDFTPQEIAAAFARGIRPVTLGSSRLRTETAALAAVHTVHVARELV from the coding sequence ATGCCACACACATTTTTTGCCCCCGACCTCTCCCTGCCCACCTACACCCTGCCCGAAGACGAAAGCAAGCACGCCGTGCGGGTGCTGCGCCTGGCGACCGGCGACGCGGTGGTACTGGTAAACGGGCGTGGGGGCGTGTTTCAGGCCGAGGTAGACGTAGCTGATCCAAAACGCTGCCGCCTGCGCATCACCCGGGAAGAGCAGATGCCGCGCCGCCCCTACCAGGTACACGTAGCCGTGGCGCCCACCAAAAACCTCGACCGGATGGAGTGGCTGGTGGAAAAAGCAACGGAAATAGGTGTTGATACGCTCACGTTTCTGCGCTGCGCCCGCTCCGAGCGGCGGGAGTTGAAGCTGGACCGCCTGGAGAAAATTGCCGTCAGCGCCCTCAAACAGTCGGGGCAGGCGTGGCTGCCGCAGTTCACCGAACTAACAGATTTTGGCCGCTTTCTGCCCACCGTGGAGCCGGCTACCACCTTCATTGCCCACCTCGACGAAGGGGAACGGACTCCACTGGCCCGCGTGGCGGCAGAGGGCACCGGCTGCTGCATCCTCATTGGCCCGGAAGGCGACTTTACCCCCCAGGAAATTGCGGCGGCTTTTGCTCGAGGCATCCGGCCCGTAACGCTGGGCTCTTCGCGTCTGCGCACCGAAACCGCCGCGCTGGCCGCCGTGCACACCGTGCACGTGGCGCGGGAACTGGTATAG
- a CDS encoding VOC family protein yields the protein MNLNQLTVPSHNLSVAVAFYQRLGLRLIVDAQPRYARFECPGGDATFSLHHAEELPTGHGIWIYFECADLDERVSQLQAAGLTFDALPTDQPWLWREARLKDPDGNPLILYYAGKNRKNPPWRVTEAKN from the coding sequence ATGAACCTGAACCAGCTGACCGTTCCTTCCCACAATCTGTCCGTTGCCGTGGCGTTTTATCAGCGCCTGGGTTTGCGTCTGATTGTGGATGCCCAGCCACGCTATGCCCGCTTCGAGTGCCCCGGGGGTGACGCTACGTTTTCCCTGCACCACGCGGAAGAACTTCCCACCGGCCACGGCATCTGGATATATTTTGAGTGTGCTGATCTGGATGAGCGGGTGAGCCAGCTGCAGGCCGCCGGCCTCACGTTCGATGCGCTGCCCACCGACCAGCCGTGGCTATGGCGCGAAGCCCGCCTGAAAGACCCCGACGGCAATCCGCTCATTCTGTACTATGCCGGCAAAAACCGCAAAAACCCTCCCTGGCGGGTGACAGAAGCCAAGAATTAA
- a CDS encoding S1/P1 nuclease: protein MLNRFLPLAFALLAPVASHAWGVDGHRAVGRIAERHLTSKTRQAVQRLLGTETLTLVSTYPDEIRYYPEFKETGPWHYVNTASGLNQEQYLTELRGQQQANAYNVLLAKLKEVKDPAKTPAEQAVALKFIVHLVGDAHQPLHAGHAEDKGGNDIKLKFRGKDTNLHSLWDSGLIDYQGLTYTEMSQAYDCKLPRALTQVWEKATVEQWFWESYQASEQIYKEAPNGTDIDYKYFPAHSELMKVRIQQAGIRLARLLNDTLG from the coding sequence ATGTTGAACCGTTTTCTGCCACTGGCCTTCGCGCTGCTGGCTCCTGTCGCCTCCCACGCCTGGGGCGTTGATGGGCACCGCGCCGTGGGCCGCATTGCCGAGCGCCACCTCACCTCTAAAACCCGCCAGGCCGTGCAGCGCCTGCTGGGCACGGAAACCCTCACGTTGGTGAGCACCTACCCCGACGAAATCCGCTACTACCCCGAGTTCAAAGAGACCGGGCCCTGGCACTACGTCAACACGGCTTCGGGCCTCAACCAGGAGCAGTACCTGACGGAGCTGCGTGGGCAGCAGCAGGCCAACGCCTACAACGTGCTGCTGGCCAAGCTCAAGGAAGTGAAAGACCCGGCCAAAACGCCGGCCGAGCAAGCCGTGGCGCTCAAGTTCATTGTGCACCTCGTGGGCGACGCCCACCAGCCCCTGCACGCGGGCCACGCCGAGGACAAAGGCGGCAACGACATCAAGCTGAAATTCCGGGGCAAGGACACCAACCTGCACAGCCTCTGGGACAGCGGCCTGATTGATTACCAGGGTCTCACCTACACCGAAATGAGCCAGGCTTACGACTGCAAGCTACCCCGCGCCCTCACCCAGGTGTGGGAAAAGGCCACGGTAGAGCAGTGGTTCTGGGAGTCGTACCAGGCCAGTGAGCAGATTTACAAGGAAGCCCCCAACGGCACCGACATCGACTACAAGTACTTCCCAGCCCACTCCGAGCTGATGAAAGTGCGCATTCAGCAGGCCGGTATCCGGCTGGCGCGGCTGCTGAACGACACATTGGGCTAA
- a CDS encoding SDR family oxidoreductase, giving the protein MTPKLKKLRDQVIVITGASSGIGLVTARMAAEKGARLVLAARSEKALRELVEEIEDLGGEAAYVVADVSRREDIQNIVREAEQRFGGFDTWVNNAGVSIYGRLDQIPEEDMRQLFDVNFWGLVNGSMEAAHHLKHKGGAIINVGSILSDITAILQTIYSASKHAVKGFTDGLRMELEMEGAPVSVTLIQPAAIDTPYPIHAKNFMEREAKHAPPAYAPETVARAILHSATTIERSVVVGGGGKAFIEMEQWTPRLLDKFMENAFVKQEKADYPPRPLSQNALDHPMGALEERGNYPGHTRENSYYTQAVTSKVPVLKMALAAGAGLALVSVLGRGKKNNGTSTATAPSKPQPQAAPVAPAPVIETQFTYPVNDSTPSVH; this is encoded by the coding sequence ATGACACCCAAACTCAAAAAACTACGCGACCAAGTTATCGTCATTACCGGCGCCTCCTCGGGTATCGGCCTCGTTACGGCCCGCATGGCGGCCGAAAAAGGCGCCCGGCTGGTGCTAGCGGCCCGCAGCGAAAAAGCCCTGCGTGAGCTGGTAGAAGAAATTGAAGACCTCGGCGGCGAAGCGGCTTACGTGGTAGCCGATGTAAGCAGGCGCGAAGACATTCAAAACATCGTGCGCGAAGCCGAGCAGCGCTTCGGCGGCTTCGATACGTGGGTAAACAATGCCGGCGTAAGTATCTACGGCCGCCTCGACCAGATTCCCGAGGAAGATATGCGCCAGCTTTTCGACGTGAATTTCTGGGGCCTTGTGAACGGCTCGATGGAAGCCGCTCACCACCTCAAGCACAAGGGCGGGGCCATTATCAACGTGGGCAGCATCCTGAGCGACATTACGGCCATCCTGCAGACCATCTACTCGGCCAGCAAGCATGCCGTGAAAGGCTTCACTGATGGCCTGCGCATGGAGCTGGAAATGGAGGGCGCCCCGGTTTCGGTGACGCTTATTCAGCCCGCCGCCATTGACACGCCGTACCCCATTCACGCCAAAAACTTTATGGAGCGCGAAGCCAAGCACGCCCCACCTGCCTATGCGCCCGAAACCGTAGCCCGCGCCATCCTGCACAGTGCCACTACTATCGAGCGTTCGGTGGTAGTGGGCGGAGGCGGCAAAGCCTTTATCGAAATGGAGCAGTGGACGCCGCGCCTGCTCGATAAGTTTATGGAAAATGCGTTTGTCAAGCAGGAAAAGGCCGATTACCCGCCCCGCCCGCTCAGCCAGAACGCGCTCGACCACCCCATGGGCGCACTGGAGGAACGCGGCAACTACCCCGGCCACACCCGCGAAAACAGCTACTATACCCAAGCCGTGACCAGCAAAGTGCCCGTACTCAAGATGGCCCTGGCCGCGGGTGCTGGCTTAGCCCTGGTATCGGTGCTGGGACGAGGCAAGAAAAACAACGGTACCAGCACTGCCACTGCCCCGTCAAAGCCACAACCTCAGGCAGCGCCCGTGGCCCCGGCACCGGTTATCGAAACCCAGTTCACTTACCCGGTAAACGACAGCACGCCCAGCGTACACTAG